In the genome of Thermodesulfobacteriota bacterium, one region contains:
- a CDS encoding DUF72 domain-containing protein — protein MGKLYVGTSGWVYGDWNGIFYPENLSSKDRLRYFSQHFKTAEINYSFYHLPKPETYKNWYNQTPADFVFAVKASRYITHVKRLKGVKTAWKRFLGNALHLREKLGPILFQFPPSLKVTPENTKRLGDFLEFIIGPSLRIAFEFRHRSWCDEKAYETLRKHKIAWVISDSSRYPKAEAVTSDFVYIRMHGPKSLFSSKYTDEELKTLAQKIKNWLSKGLDVYAYFNNDFQGYAIQDAKEILRLLAEYKEV, from the coding sequence ATGGGGAAACTATATGTCGGAACCTCGGGTTGGGTTTACGGTGATTGGAATGGGATATTCTATCCCGAAAATCTATCCTCAAAAGATAGACTAAGATACTTCTCCCAGCATTTTAAGACAGCGGAGATAAATTATTCCTTTTATCATCTGCCTAAGCCTGAGACATACAAGAATTGGTATAACCAAACCCCCGCAGATTTCGTCTTTGCGGTAAAGGCCAGCAGGTACATAACCCATGTCAAGCGGCTTAAGGGCGTGAAAACTGCTTGGAAAAGATTTTTGGGTAATGCGCTCCACCTCAGGGAGAAGTTAGGCCCGATTCTCTTTCAATTCCCACCGAGCCTTAAAGTAACGCCGGAAAACACGAAGAGACTAGGAGACTTTCTCGAATTCATAATCGGGCCAAGCCTGAGGATTGCTTTTGAATTTCGCCATAGAAGCTGGTGTGATGAAAAGGCTTATGAGACTTTGAGGAAGCACAAAATTGCCTGGGTAATTTCGGATTCTTCTCGGTATCCTAAAGCAGAAGCTGTAACTTCGGATTTTGTTTATATAAGGATGCACGGTCCGAAATCCCTTTTTAGCTCCAAATACACAGATGAAGAATTGAAGACTTTAGCTCAAAAAATTAAAAATTGGTTGAGCAAAGGGCTTGATGTTTATGCCTATTTTAATAACGATTTCCAGGGATACGCCATTCAAGACGCTAAGGAAATCTTGAGATTATTGGCAGAGTATAAGGAGGTATAA